The region CGACCAGTAACGGCATCGGTAGCGACGCCTTCGCCATCGTGTGGGACGGCACGCAATTGCGTGGCCTCAACGCTTCCGGTCGCTCGCCCGCCGCCTTGAGCGCGGAACGCTTTGCCGGTATGACGTCGATGCCCCTGCGCGGTTGGGACAGCGTGACGGTGCCAGGCGCCGTTTCCGCCTGGGTCGAACTCCACGAGCAGTTGGGGAGCCTCCCCTTCGAGCGGCTGTTCGAACCCGCCATCGGGTACGCCCGGGACGGGTTCCTGGTCGGAGCCATCACGGCCCGGCTGTGGCAGCGCGCGGAGGCGACGTTCAGCAACTTCCCGGAGTTCAACAGGGTGTTCCTGCCGAACGGGCGCGCGCCGGCGGCCGGTGAGCGCTTCCGCAACCCAGACCAAGCGGCCACGCTCACGGAGATAGCCTCCACCCGAGGGGAGTCCTTCTACCAGGGCGCGCTCGCGGAACGGATCGCGGCGGAGGCCCGGCTCGGCGGCGGGGCCATGACCGAAGCGGACCTGGCCGGCCACAGGGCGGATTGGGTGGAGACCATCTCGACCCCCTACAGGGAGCACGAGCTGCACGAGATCCCACCGAACGGCCAGGGCCTCGCGGCGCTCATGGCGCTCGGCATCCTCAGGCACTACGACATGGCGTCCGTGCCGGTCGACTCGGCCGACTCCCTACATCTTCAGATCGAGGCCATGAAGCTCGCGTTCGCCGACTGCTACCGGTACGTGGCGGACCCCGAGCACATGGAACTGCCCGTCTCATCCCTTCTCGACGACGACTACCTGGCCGGCAGGGCGAGGTTGATAGACATGCGGCGCGCCGGCTCGCCGCAGCATGGGGTGCCCGGACCGGGAGGGACCGTCTACCTGACCGCGGCAGACGAAACGGGCATGATGGTCTCTTTCATCCAGTCGAACTATCACGGTTTCGGTTCCGGGGTCGTCGTTCCAGGCACTGGGATCTCCCTACAGAACCGCGGAGCCGGCTTCGTGCTGAAGTCCGGTCACCCCAACTGCGTGGCGGGAGGAAAGCGGCCCTTCCACACCATCATCCCGGCCTTCCTCACCAAGCAAGGCGCCCCTCTGATGAGTTTCGGAGTCATGGGCGGCCCGATGCAGCCCCAGGGCCACACCCAGATGGTCGTCCGGGTCGTCGACCACCAGCAGAACCCTCAGGCCGCCGCCGACGCCCCACGTTGGCAGGTACTGGGGGGCACCAAGGTGGCGGTAGAGGCAGGCTTCTCCCCCACCGTGTTGGCCGAGCTGGAGGCGCGCGGACACATCATCCAGGAGTCGAGCCTCGGCGCCGACTTCGCGTTCGGAGGGGCTCAGCTCATCTATAGGGCCGATGGCGGCTACGTGGCGGGCACTGACCCCCGGAAGGACGGGCAGGCCGTCGGGTACTGACGCGCGCGCGGATACCGCCCAACGCCGCCTGGCCCTCTGACCCGCCGACGGCCCTTCGCGAGCCCCGCCTAATCACCCGCGCCGCGCGTCGTTCGGGTAGGTGATGCCCACCTGCCGCCGCACCTCGTCGAACAGCCGCATGGTGGCGAGCGTCTGCTCCAGCGGCATGGCCGGACTCTCGTGCAGGCCGGCCTGCACGCAGCGCGTCACCTCGCGGAGCTGGAAGGCGTAGGGCGCGTCCGTCAGCTCGAACTCCTCGGACCGGCGCGCGGCACCCTTGACGACCGTGAAGCCGTTCGGGCGGCTGAGGGACGGGCCCGTCTCCAGGCACCCCTCGGTGCCGACGATGCGCGCCCTGCGCGTCGAATCGGAGACGAACGAGACCACGACCTGGGAGTGCGCGCCGCCCGCGTGCGTCAGCGCGAGGGCGCAGAGCTCGTCGACGCCGTCCCTGTTCACGTTCCCTGTCGCCCGCACGCCGGTCGGGAGACCGAGGGCGCCGATCACCCAGCAGAGCGGGTAGACGGCCAGGTCCAGGAGCGCGCCGCCACCGTCCACGGGTGCCCAGAGGCGCGTTCTGGGGTCGCGCTCGGCCATGAAACCCATGTCGGCCTGCACGTAGCGCACGCGGCCGAGCTCGCCGCTCTCCAGGACGTCCATAGCGGCCACGTACGTGGGGAGGAAGCGCGTCCAGACGGCCTCCATCAGGAACAGACCGCGGTCGCGCGCGAGGCGTACGAGGTCCTCGGCCTCGGCCGCCGTGATCGCGAACGCCTTCTCGACGAGGACGTGCTTGCCCGCGCGCAGCATGGCGCCGGCGACGGCGTGGTGCTGGCCGTGTGGGGTCGCGACGTACACGACGTCCACCTCGGGGTCGGCGGCAAGGGCCTCGTAACCACCTGCGCCGCCGTAGGACGCACTGAAGCCGTACTGGGTGGCGAAGGCCGCCGCCTTGGTGGCGTCGCGGCTGCTCACGGCCTGGAGCCGCGCGTCCTCGAGGAGCGCGAGCTGGGCGGTGACGGTATGCGCGATCTTGCCCGTGGACACGACGCCCCAGCGCAGGGCGAGGCCGGTGGCGGCGAACGGGTCGGGGGCCGGCCGGCCTCCGTGGGGCTGCGGTGGCGTCGTGAGCGGTCTGGCGACGTGGCGTTCCATGCGTGAGGGTAGCGCGTCAGCGAGCCGCTAGGGGCGTTGCCCTACGCGCTCCGCCCGGCGCCGTTCCGGTAGCGCAGCGCCCCGCGTGGTCAGGTCGCCCACCTGATACGCTTCGCGCCATGAGGTTCCACGGCTGGCGCATCGCCTGGGCGTTGGCCGTCACGCAGACCGTCGGTTACGGGGTCCTCTACTACGCCTACAGCGTGTTCACGGTGCCGATGGAGGCCGAGCTCGGCTTCACGCGCGCCCAGACCTCTGGCGCCTACTCGCTCGGGCTGCTCCTGTCCGGCCTGGCCGCCATGCCCATCGGGCGGTGGGTGGACGCGCGCGGCGCGCGCGTGCCCATGAGCGTCGGCTCCCTGCTCGGCGCGGCGTGCGTGCTCCTGTGGTCGTACGCGAACTCACTGACGGGTCTGTTCCTGGCACAGGCAGGCATCGGCCTGGCGATGGGGCTCACGCTCTACGATGTCGCGTTCACGGTCCTGGCGGCGTGGTTCAGGCGCGACCGCATCAAGGCCATGCTGGTCGTGACGATGGTGGCCGGTCTCGCGAGCACGATCTTCGTGCCCGTCGCCACGGCCGCCCTGGAGGGGTTCGGGTGGCGCGTCGCCCTGCGGCTGCTCGCCCTGGTCCTGGCCGTCGCATGTGTCCCGTTGCATGCGCTCGTGCTGCGCGACCACCCGCGCCGGCTCGGTCAGGAGCCGGACGGACGCGCGCCGTCCGGCTCGGGGGCGGCGCCGGCGACCGGGTCCGGGACGGGCGCGGCGCCGACGTCGGCGCCCGGCACCGCGTCCGGCTCGGCGACCGCGTCGGCGCCCGGCA is a window of Trueperaceae bacterium DNA encoding:
- a CDS encoding Gfo/Idh/MocA family oxidoreductase, with amino-acid sequence MERHVARPLTTPPQPHGGRPAPDPFAATGLALRWGVVSTGKIAHTVTAQLALLEDARLQAVSSRDATKAAAFATQYGFSASYGGAGGYEALAADPEVDVVYVATPHGQHHAVAGAMLRAGKHVLVEKAFAITAAEAEDLVRLARDRGLFLMEAVWTRFLPTYVAAMDVLESGELGRVRYVQADMGFMAERDPRTRLWAPVDGGGALLDLAVYPLCWVIGALGLPTGVRATGNVNRDGVDELCALALTHAGGAHSQVVVSFVSDSTRRARIVGTEGCLETGPSLSRPNGFTVVKGAARRSEEFELTDAPYAFQLREVTRCVQAGLHESPAMPLEQTLATMRLFDEVRRQVGITYPNDARRG
- a CDS encoding gamma-glutamyltransferase family protein, whose translation is MNLAVTYPTRRSPLLAGNVVATSQPLAAQAGLRMLLAGGNAVDAAIAAAITLTVVEPTSNGIGSDAFAIVWDGTQLRGLNASGRSPAALSAERFAGMTSMPLRGWDSVTVPGAVSAWVELHEQLGSLPFERLFEPAIGYARDGFLVGAITARLWQRAEATFSNFPEFNRVFLPNGRAPAAGERFRNPDQAATLTEIASTRGESFYQGALAERIAAEARLGGGAMTEADLAGHRADWVETISTPYREHELHEIPPNGQGLAALMALGILRHYDMASVPVDSADSLHLQIEAMKLAFADCYRYVADPEHMELPVSSLLDDDYLAGRARLIDMRRAGSPQHGVPGPGGTVYLTAADETGMMVSFIQSNYHGFGSGVVVPGTGISLQNRGAGFVLKSGHPNCVAGGKRPFHTIIPAFLTKQGAPLMSFGVMGGPMQPQGHTQMVVRVVDHQQNPQAAADAPRWQVLGGTKVAVEAGFSPTVLAELEARGHIIQESSLGADFAFGGAQLIYRADGGYVAGTDPRKDGQAVGY
- a CDS encoding MFS transporter; protein product: MRFHGWRIAWALAVTQTVGYGVLYYAYSVFTVPMEAELGFTRAQTSGAYSLGLLLSGLAAMPIGRWVDARGARVPMSVGSLLGAACVLLWSYANSLTGLFLAQAGIGLAMGLTLYDVAFTVLAAWFRRDRIKAMLVVTMVAGLASTIFVPVATAALEGFGWRVALRLLALVLAVACVPLHALVLRDHPRRLGQEPDGRAPSGSGAAPATGSGTGAAPTSAPGTASGSATASAPGMAPSPPTEPATGAREALRSGLFWWLTAAFVADRLAIVAVAAHSVPLLLERGYAPALVAAVAGSIGLVQVVGRVVFAPAARVFSLYTLAVGTYLTRVLALLGLLALPGGVGLWVFAALFGLANGASTLARGGLVGEAFGSANYGAINGSMATFIAASQTVAPLGVGLLHVRTGGYDAALWLLVGAGVLAAFAAQRARGAAKARGVVGGAA